In the Anastrepha obliqua isolate idAnaObli1 chromosome 1, idAnaObli1_1.0, whole genome shotgun sequence genome, one interval contains:
- the LOC129253246 gene encoding thiamine transporter 1-like: MKEWLRISCLLCICGFVREIRPSEPYITEYLLGGARNLTQDELSREVYPVATYSYLSTLVVMFLITDFLRYKPLIIVMGACGTVVFSMLLWTKSIAALQTLEFFYGLYMATEVAYYTYIYAKVDKQYYPKVTAHTRAAMFSGKLVGGSSAQILINLKLMTYKSLNYITLSTQIFTMLWAFTLPKVDKSLYFHRKNYFDNAQSTSVVGSSSTDLQDTKSIKSGISENITPTEPFKLLWSHFYNAYSNLKVVQWSIWYAVNLAGYLQIISYMQVLWIEIEPHSEIAWNGAVDAVLTALAALMALAAGYIHAGRLKPLQSLLVLSIFAALEGGAILLCCRTSNIYVSYVGFILFGALYAFSITVASSEVARHLEEESFGLVFGVNTFLALVIQTLLTIIIVSNTGFVLNTRGQYTVYAFYFITASVITLFFVAVEYLVSRKSENRTNLVVE, encoded by the exons ATGAAGGAGTGGTTGAGAATTTCGTGCCTATTGTGCATATGTGGCTTCGTACGCGAGATTCGTCCTTCCGAGCCATATATAACGGAGTATTTGCTAGGTGGTGCCCGAAATCTTACACAGGACGAG ctTAGCCGTGAAGTTTATCCTGTTGCAACCTACTCGTACCTGTCGACACTTGTGGTAATGTTTCTCATCACGGATTTTCTTAG ATACAAGCCCTTGATCATTGTAATGGGTGCTTGTGGCACTGTGGTGTTTTCTATGTTGCTCTGGACCAAATCAATTGCCGCACTACAAACACTTGAGTTTTTCTACGGTCTTTATATGGCCACTGAAGTGGCttattacacttatatttaCGCCAAAGTAGATAAACAGTATTATCCCAAGGTCACCGCCCACACACGAGCCGCTATGTTTTCGGGCAAGCTAGTCGGTGGCTCTTCCGCACAGATCCTAATTAATTTGAAACTAATGACCTATAAATCTTTGAATTACATAACATTAAGCA CTCAAATTTTTACCATGTTGTGGGCCTTCACTTTGCCAAAAGTCGACAAAAGCTTATATTTTCACCGAAAGAATTATTTCGATAATGCACAGTCAACGTCGGTTGTAGGTTCCTCATCAACGGATTTGCAGGACACAAAGTCAATTAAAAGTGGAATCAGTGAAAATATAACCCCAACCGAACCATTTAAGTTGCTCTGGTCACATTTCTACAATGCCTATAGCAATTTGAAGGTGGTTCAATGGAGTATTTGGTATGCAGTTAATTTGGCTGGCTACTTGCAAATCATTTCATATATGCAAGTGTTGTGGATAGAAATTGAACCGCATTCGGAAATCGCTTGGAACGGTGCAGTAGATGCTGTATTGACTGCGTTGGCGGCGCTGATGGCTTTGGCAGCTGGTTATATACATGCCGGACGTTTGAAACCACTGCAGAGTTTATTGGTCTTATCCATTTTTGCGGCACTTGAGGGCGGTGCAATTTTGCTCTGCTGTCGCACATCTAATATTTATGTTTCTTATGTTGGTTTTATTCTTTTTGGAGCATTATATGCCTTTAGCATAACAGTTGCCAG CTCCGAGGTGGCACGTCACTTGGAAGAGGAAAGTTTTGGATTAGTTTTTGGAGTTAATACATTTTTGGCGCTCGTAATCCAAACGCTGCTAACGATAATAATTGTCTCAAACACTGGTTTTGTTTTGAACACACGCGGTCAGTATACTGTGTATGCATTTTACTTCATTACGGCGAGCGTCATCACCTTATTTTTTGTGGCTGTGGAATACTTAGTAAGCAGAAAATcagaaaatcgcacaaatttaGTTGTAGAGTAG